The Streptomyces sp. A2-16 sequence CCGAACGCACTGTTTTGAGCAGCCTGCCGATTCAAGTTCCGTCAACTAGCGGCAGGTAGGAAACCCACCCCCGGAATATGCGCCCGGACTGATACACATTCCCTCCTCAGCGCTACGCGTCAGGCGTATGTGCGAGGCGGCGGGGGGTGTGATGTCGGGCCACGAACACCTGGCGCAGGCCCTGGCCGCGTGCGGCCGTGACGGCTTCACCGGGGAGCTGCGGATCACCGGGACACCCGGCGGCACCTTCCACTTCGGGGACGGCCGGGTGGTCGCCGTGGAGTCGCCCGGCGCCCCGGGACCCGAGGCGCTGCTGCTGCGCTCCGGGCGGGTCAGCGGCGAGCAGTGGGCCGAGCTGGTGCGGGAGTCGGGCGGCTCGCGCTGGCCGGCCACCGCGCTCATCGCCCACGGCTACGCGGGGGCCGCGCAACTGCGGGTGGTGTGCGCGCTCGCCCTGCACGACGCCGCCTTCGCGATGGCCGCGGGTCGGGTGGAGGAGTGCGAACGGCTGCCCACCGCGGAGCCGTTCGCGCAGGTCCCGCTGGGTGAACCACCGCTGAGGCTGCTCCAGGAGGCGATCCGCAGACTCACCGCGCTCGCCGCGCTGCCGCACCCCGTGCACCCCGACCGGGAACGGCCCGTGCCCGCGGGCACGGACCACGGATCCAGCATTCTGCGGCGCGAGCTGCTCACCCACGCCGACGGCCGCAGTACGGCCCGCGATCTCGCCTTCCGGGTCGGGCGCGGTGTCTACACCGTGACGGTCGAGGTGGCGCGCATGCTCGACGAAGGGCTGCTGGTGTGCGCCGGACCGCCCGCACCCGTCGCGGTCCGCTCCCTCCCCGACGGCGACGCACTCCGGCCCCGCACACCCACCCCCGTGGAGCAGCCCCCGGCGCTGACGAAAACCGATCTGCCCCGCCGAAAACCCGGCAGCCTCTTCCGACTCCGAAACGGAACGCCCAAATGAAAAAGCCGATCAGATGTGACAAGAATCAGGGGAGTTGAGTATATGGATCACCAAGCCCTGGCGCTCGAAATGCGTTGTCTGCGCGAACAGGTCACCGGAATAACGGACACCGCGCTGGCCGCCGCGGACGGGCTGCTCATCGCCGCGGACACCGCCGACTCGATCGACCCGGAGGGGCTCGCCGCGCTCGCCGCGGCCGGCCTGGGTCTCGCCCGGCGCACCGCCGGGGCGACCGCCCGCGGCACGCTGCGCAGGACGGTGACGTACGGCAGCCACGGCTGCGCCGCCTTCTACGCCGTCGGTGACACCGCCCTGATGGTCGTGCTCGGCGACGAGGGCATGGACGTGGACCAGCTGCACCGGGCGACGCAGCCGACCCTGAACC is a genomic window containing:
- a CDS encoding roadblock/LC7 domain-containing protein — encoded protein: MDHQALALEMRCLREQVTGITDTALAAADGLLIAADTADSIDPEGLAALAAAGLGLARRTAGATARGTLRRTVTYGSHGCAAFYAVGDTALMVVLGDEGMDVDQLHRATQPTLNRIGSILTDKATEKAPEGV
- a CDS encoding MarR family transcriptional regulator; translation: MSGHEHLAQALAACGRDGFTGELRITGTPGGTFHFGDGRVVAVESPGAPGPEALLLRSGRVSGEQWAELVRESGGSRWPATALIAHGYAGAAQLRVVCALALHDAAFAMAAGRVEECERLPTAEPFAQVPLGEPPLRLLQEAIRRLTALAALPHPVHPDRERPVPAGTDHGSSILRRELLTHADGRSTARDLAFRVGRGVYTVTVEVARMLDEGLLVCAGPPAPVAVRSLPDGDALRPRTPTPVEQPPALTKTDLPRRKPGSLFRLRNGTPK